The Thiorhodovibrio litoralis genome includes a window with the following:
- the hypD gene encoding hydrogenase formation protein HypD, whose protein sequence is MKFVDEYRDSGLARDLARAIRDEISEDRDYRLMEFCGGHTHAIFRYGVQDLMPENLRFVHGPGCPVCVLPMARIDQAIAMATEHQVTLCTYGDLMRVPASERQSLLKAKAAGADIRMVYSTQDALRLAREDAARQVVFFAIGFETTTPPTAVALKAARAEGLRNFSVFCNHVLTPPALRAILGSGSGNGQGGDAGSTYSGNGSDDERVQIDGILGPSHVSTVIGSDAYAFVAKDHGIPLVIAGFEPLDVMQSALMLVRLINQGKSDLQNQYSRAVSPEGNTKAQALMRETLAPRDTFEWRGLGWLPNSALRVADAYADWDAERRFPVTAGPSREIKGCECPKVLRGLMEPTDCKLFGTVCSPENPMGACMVSSEGACAAYWSYGRSRQPSRPISQP, encoded by the coding sequence ATGAAATTCGTCGACGAATACCGCGACAGCGGCCTTGCCCGCGATCTCGCCCGCGCCATCCGCGACGAGATCAGTGAAGATCGCGACTACCGGCTAATGGAATTCTGCGGCGGCCATACCCACGCCATTTTCCGCTATGGCGTGCAGGACCTGATGCCCGAGAACCTGCGCTTCGTCCATGGACCCGGCTGCCCCGTCTGCGTGCTCCCCATGGCGCGCATCGACCAGGCCATCGCCATGGCCACCGAGCACCAGGTAACCCTCTGCACCTACGGCGACCTGATGCGGGTGCCCGCCAGCGAGCGCCAAAGCCTGCTCAAGGCCAAGGCCGCCGGCGCCGACATCCGCATGGTCTACTCCACTCAAGACGCACTCCGCCTAGCCCGAGAAGATGCCGCACGCCAGGTGGTTTTCTTCGCCATCGGCTTCGAAACCACCACGCCGCCCACCGCGGTCGCCTTAAAGGCCGCCCGCGCCGAAGGACTCCGCAATTTTTCGGTCTTCTGCAACCATGTGCTCACCCCGCCCGCACTGCGCGCTATTCTGGGCAGCGGCAGCGGCAACGGCCAAGGTGGCGACGCCGGCAGTACTTACAGTGGCAACGGCAGTGACGATGAAAGAGTCCAGATCGACGGCATCCTCGGCCCTTCCCATGTCAGCACGGTGATCGGCAGCGACGCCTATGCCTTCGTCGCCAAGGATCACGGCATCCCGCTGGTCATCGCCGGCTTCGAACCGCTCGACGTAATGCAAAGCGCGCTCATGCTGGTGCGCTTGATCAACCAGGGGAAAAGCGATCTGCAAAACCAGTACAGCCGCGCCGTCAGCCCAGAGGGCAACACCAAAGCCCAAGCCCTGATGCGTGAGACCCTGGCCCCGCGCGACACCTTCGAGTGGCGCGGTCTCGGTTGGCTACCCAACAGCGCTCTGCGGGTCGCCGATGCCTATGCCGACTGGGACGCCGAGCGACGCTTCCCGGTCACGGCCGGTCCAAGCCGCGAGATCAAAGGCTGCGAATGCCCCAAGGTCCTGCGGGGACTGATGGAACCGACCGACTGCAAGCTGTTCGGCACCGTCTGTTCACCAGAAAACCCCATGGGCGCCTGCATGGTCTCCTCCGAAGGCGCCTGCGCCGCCTACTGGAGCTATGGCCGCTCGCGCCAGCCAAGTAGACCGATATCCCAACCATGA
- the hypE gene encoding hydrogenase expression/formation protein HypE — MTDSAALHRGFSSRLDLRTGRVDLSHGGGGRAMAQLITELFHRHLDNDLLRQGNDQALFGPLSGRLVMSTDGHVISPLFFNGGNIGSLAVHGTINDVAMAGARPLYLAAGFILEEGLPLADLERIVIAMAEAATAAGVPIVTGDTKVVERGKADGCFITTTGIGEVPDGIEISGDRAQPGDAVLVSGTLGDHGVAIMSQRENLGFGTELASDSAALHGLVADMIAAVEDIHCLRDPTRGGLAATLNELAVQSGVGMLIREADIPLKPEVRGACELLGLDPLHIANEGKLIAICPAEHADSLLKAMHGHPLGRDAAIIGAVTEDADQLIELETPFGGRRLLDWLTGEQLPRIC; from the coding sequence ATGACTGACTCCGCCGCACTACACAGAGGCTTCAGCAGCCGGCTCGACTTGCGCACCGGCCGGGTCGATCTCAGCCACGGCGGCGGCGGGCGCGCCATGGCGCAGCTCATCACAGAGCTCTTTCACCGCCATCTGGATAACGATCTGCTGCGCCAGGGCAACGACCAGGCCCTGTTCGGTCCGCTCAGCGGCCGGCTGGTCATGAGCACCGACGGCCATGTCATTTCCCCGCTCTTTTTCAACGGCGGCAACATTGGCAGCCTGGCGGTGCATGGCACCATCAACGATGTCGCCATGGCCGGCGCCCGACCGCTCTATCTGGCCGCTGGTTTCATTCTTGAGGAAGGCCTGCCGCTGGCTGACCTTGAGCGCATCGTCATCGCCATGGCCGAGGCTGCCACAGCCGCCGGCGTGCCCATCGTTACCGGCGACACCAAAGTAGTCGAGCGCGGCAAGGCCGACGGCTGCTTTATCACCACCACAGGCATCGGCGAGGTGCCGGATGGCATTGAGATATCAGGCGACCGCGCCCAGCCCGGCGATGCGGTGCTGGTCAGCGGCACCCTAGGCGACCATGGCGTTGCGATCATGTCGCAGCGCGAGAATCTGGGCTTCGGCACCGAGCTTGCCTCCGACAGCGCTGCCCTGCATGGATTGGTCGCGGACATGATCGCCGCCGTTGAGGACATCCACTGCCTGCGCGACCCAACCCGCGGCGGCCTGGCCGCGACCCTGAACGAGCTCGCCGTCCAGTCAGGCGTCGGCATGCTAATCCGCGAGGCGGACATTCCGCTCAAGCCCGAAGTGCGCGGCGCCTGCGAGCTGCTCGGCCTCGACCCGCTGCACATCGCTAACGAGGGCAAGCTGATCGCCATCTGCCCCGCCGAGCATGCCGACTCCCTGCTGAAGGCCATGCACGGCCACCCGCTAGGCCGCGATGCCGCCATCATCGGCGCGGTGACCGAAGATGCTGATCAACTGATCGAGCTGGAAACGCCCTTTGGCGGCCGCCGCCTGCTCGACTGGCTGACCGGCGAGCAATTGCCTCGCATCTGCTAA
- a CDS encoding proton-conducting transporter transmembrane domain-containing protein — MTASILNLPWPTAPIAVVIRTWSWQALSPLDLMFLASLVTLLLALALGRWRLFTPLFAVGYGVQFWALAHTDLLTGKPLVASLVLRVLRQPVIWRYDSLSWFFAMLTIGAAFVCSLFALGLPGPRRRALVQGTGSPAAAMTGAGPGIWHLFHVALALSVLSSLCLFGSGNLLALYMSWELTVWALFLLLGLGGGLVLSTAIRYAAYSFAGGMFLLGALVLLFRAAGSFDFERVSAFLPALGLVQESLLGVLLLVALGLRLGALPLFAWQAESGRPPVAVFWHGIAARIGFFALLLMLSRMIGVDWLTPMGLAQSGGWLNPRGALCWMALALVLYAGWRAWRQTRADAVLGWLALSQTGFVLLALMVGGVFGTASGLLQLFSLGLAEAVLAGLCLVATPIMTATNRVEVGLRRLALGAALLAGASVVGLPPTLGFVSKWVLYDAIWTAPMLGWGRWPMLLLALIGSLLALLALMRLAAIMRASPVPGCHGRPYGIMAPVLGLSSLTLLAGIVPGPAMGWVAAMQQAIGVPALNWTLGGVDGRFDMLWLTFGQLLVLVPALAVLWWVWRQGRAQGQGASAGFWRVVESSRAGRALIQPKPRDRVDGLRMPKLQPLVAWLMDVLAAVPGLLTSRRIAPWTLSVTLGVLVIWAVSVT; from the coding sequence ATGACGGCGTCAATCCTCAACCTGCCCTGGCCCACGGCGCCCATTGCGGTGGTGATCCGCACTTGGTCGTGGCAAGCGCTGTCGCCGCTGGACTTGATGTTTCTGGCAAGTCTCGTGACCTTGCTGCTTGCGCTGGCGCTTGGGCGCTGGCGCCTGTTCACGCCTTTGTTCGCGGTTGGTTATGGAGTGCAATTCTGGGCATTGGCGCATACAGATTTGCTTACCGGAAAACCGCTGGTTGCGTCCCTGGTGTTGCGGGTGCTGCGCCAGCCCGTCATCTGGCGCTATGACAGCCTGTCTTGGTTCTTCGCGATGCTCACCATCGGTGCGGCCTTCGTGTGCAGCCTTTTTGCGCTGGGGCTCCCTGGCCCGCGGCGACGGGCTTTGGTCCAAGGAACCGGTTCCCCAGCGGCTGCTATGACCGGCGCCGGACCCGGTATCTGGCATTTGTTTCATGTCGCGCTGGCCCTCTCGGTGCTGAGCAGTCTGTGCCTTTTTGGCAGCGGCAATCTGCTCGCGCTTTACATGAGCTGGGAGCTGACAGTCTGGGCGCTGTTCCTGTTGCTCGGGCTTGGCGGCGGTTTGGTGCTGAGCACGGCGATCCGCTATGCCGCTTACTCTTTTGCCGGGGGTATGTTTTTGCTCGGCGCGCTGGTGCTGCTGTTTCGCGCCGCCGGCTCGTTCGACTTCGAGCGGGTCAGCGCCTTTCTGCCGGCGCTGGGGCTGGTTCAAGAGTCGCTATTGGGCGTGCTGTTGCTGGTCGCGCTGGGGCTGAGACTGGGAGCCTTGCCGCTGTTTGCCTGGCAGGCTGAATCTGGTCGTCCGCCGGTAGCGGTGTTCTGGCATGGCATCGCGGCGCGGATCGGGTTTTTCGCGCTCTTGTTGATGCTGTCGCGAATGATCGGCGTGGACTGGCTGACACCGATGGGCTTGGCGCAGAGCGGCGGCTGGCTCAATCCGCGTGGGGCGCTGTGTTGGATGGCGCTGGCCCTGGTGCTTTACGCCGGCTGGCGGGCCTGGCGACAGACGCGGGCGGATGCCGTGCTGGGCTGGCTGGCGCTGAGCCAGACCGGTTTCGTGCTCTTGGCTTTGATGGTAGGCGGCGTTTTCGGCACCGCCAGTGGCTTGTTGCAGCTGTTCAGTCTTGGCTTGGCTGAGGCGGTTTTGGCCGGGCTCTGCCTGGTCGCCACTCCCATCATGACGGCAACCAATCGTGTTGAGGTTGGCTTGCGCCGGCTGGCGCTGGGCGCGGCGCTGCTTGCCGGGGCCAGTGTGGTGGGGCTGCCGCCGACGCTCGGCTTCGTCTCCAAGTGGGTGCTCTACGATGCGATCTGGACAGCGCCAATGCTGGGCTGGGGACGCTGGCCCATGCTGTTGCTGGCCCTGATCGGCAGTCTGCTCGCGCTGCTCGCACTCATGCGTTTGGCTGCCATCATGCGCGCCTCCCCGGTGCCCGGCTGCCACGGACGGCCTTATGGGATTATGGCGCCCGTGCTGGGGCTGAGCAGTCTGACCCTGCTCGCGGGTATTGTGCCCGGGCCCGCCATGGGCTGGGTCGCCGCCATGCAGCAGGCGATCGGCGTGCCGGCGCTCAACTGGACTCTGGGCGGTGTCGACGGCCGCTTCGATATGTTGTGGCTAACCTTTGGGCAACTGCTGGTGCTGGTGCCGGCCCTGGCCGTGCTCTGGTGGGTGTGGCGCCAGGGGCGTGCGCAGGGGCAGGGCGCTAGCGCCGGCTTTTGGCGGGTTGTCGAAAGCTCGCGAGCCGGCCGGGCTTTGATTCAACCAAAGCCCAGGGACCGCGTTGATGGCTTGCGCATGCCAAAGCTGCAGCCCCTAGTCGCCTGGCTGATGGATGTGCTGGCCGCGGTCCCAGGCCTGCTAACCAGTCGGCGCATCGCGCCCTGGACGCTGAGCGTGACGCTCGGGGTGCTGGTTATCTGGGCGGTATCAGTCACCTGA
- a CDS encoding proton-conducting transporter transmembrane domain-containing protein, with protein MNLLPQAAGGSHAPELAMLVLPMLAALGVRPVAAISLRAARLIGPVVLAACIGLGLALLFRPDAAPELIRLGAAGAPLGLILRVDGLALVLALAGTVLVLLSWTRGEDHPDPARQDTAMLLLAGGLTGLAFAGDLLTSWLFLELSAMSAAVLLLFGGTLRSLTAVVGFLRWGALGSAIAVFGLGLAMVSVDSLAPGELQAAADAGWGMASRLGYGLVVLGFGVKIGLFPLNAWVAGAARAAQPRLLAVMTGALPALALASLARLLWLGDMPRPDADVLMALGMLSVLAGAFGMWRALEFPAFLVSLSLAAIGSMAIGFSLPGPAGVFSALALLLHFLLIHSALFVLAHRWRGRIADLAGIGWRLPLTSAVLLLLAASMVGVPPLPGFWAKLMLVLSLAEQEGSLVMVALFAVLLAAAVEAAAWLRLIRELYVRPQDELASTEQPNSAGQAPPLRADLLPRLLVPGRLARAYLLLVASLLLIVTLAVVPVAEHLNQLVIPRPQRPLAAGPQLAALDQRATPAKGAVGVRDCVSPEAIA; from the coding sequence GTGAACTTGCTGCCTCAAGCGGCCGGCGGCTCCCACGCCCCTGAACTGGCGATGCTGGTATTGCCCATGCTCGCTGCGCTTGGCGTCCGGCCAGTTGCGGCGATCTCGCTTCGCGCGGCGCGGCTGATCGGGCCTGTTGTGCTGGCGGCCTGCATAGGCCTCGGGCTGGCTCTCCTCTTTCGCCCGGACGCGGCTCCTGAACTGATCAGACTCGGCGCTGCGGGCGCCCCGCTCGGGCTCATTCTCAGAGTGGATGGCCTCGCGTTGGTGCTTGCTCTCGCGGGTACCGTGCTAGTGTTGCTGAGCTGGACGCGCGGCGAGGATCATCCCGACCCGGCGCGTCAGGATACGGCCATGCTGCTGCTGGCGGGCGGGCTGACCGGGCTCGCGTTCGCCGGGGATCTGCTCACAAGCTGGCTGTTTCTGGAGTTGAGCGCGATGTCAGCCGCGGTGCTGCTGCTGTTTGGGGGCACGCTGCGCTCGCTGACCGCAGTTGTCGGCTTCTTGCGTTGGGGCGCTTTGGGCTCTGCAATCGCGGTCTTTGGTCTGGGGCTGGCGATGGTGTCTGTCGATTCGCTGGCGCCAGGCGAGCTGCAGGCGGCTGCGGATGCGGGCTGGGGCATGGCGAGTCGACTGGGATATGGACTTGTGGTCCTTGGCTTTGGCGTGAAAATCGGCCTGTTCCCGCTGAATGCCTGGGTCGCGGGCGCGGCGCGGGCCGCTCAGCCACGGTTGCTGGCCGTGATGACCGGCGCCTTGCCGGCGCTTGCCCTGGCGAGCCTGGCCAGATTGCTGTGGTTGGGGGACATGCCGAGACCCGACGCCGATGTGCTGATGGCGCTCGGCATGCTGTCGGTGCTTGCTGGTGCTTTCGGCATGTGGCGTGCGCTTGAGTTTCCAGCTTTTCTGGTGTCGCTCAGCCTGGCTGCCATCGGTTCCATGGCAATTGGATTCTCCTTGCCTGGACCGGCCGGTGTGTTTTCGGCGCTGGCGTTGCTGCTGCATTTCCTGCTGATCCATTCGGCGCTTTTCGTTCTCGCGCATCGCTGGCGTGGTCGTATCGCAGACCTAGCCGGCATTGGCTGGCGCCTGCCGTTGACCTCCGCAGTTTTGCTGCTGCTAGCTGCATCCATGGTGGGCGTGCCGCCTCTGCCGGGCTTTTGGGCAAAGCTGATGCTGGTGCTGAGTCTTGCCGAACAAGAGGGCAGCTTGGTGATGGTGGCGCTCTTTGCTGTTCTGTTGGCCGCGGCGGTGGAGGCTGCGGCCTGGCTGCGGCTGATCCGTGAGCTCTATGTGCGACCTCAGGATGAGTTGGCGTCAACTGAGCAGCCTAACTCTGCTGGCCAGGCTCCCCCTTTGCGCGCCGACCTATTGCCGCGTTTGCTGGTGCCAGGCCGCCTGGCGCGGGCCTATTTGTTGCTGGTGGCGTCGCTGCTGCTGATTGTGACCCTGGCTGTTGTGCCCGTGGCCGAGCACCTGAACCAATTGGTGATACCACGGCCGCAGCGGCCGCTCGCAGCCGGCCCGCAGCTTGCGGCGCTTGACCAGAGGGCCACGCCAGCAAAGGGCGCAGTCGGAGTTCGAGATTGCGTGAGTCCGGAGGCGATTGCATGA
- the ppdK gene encoding pyruvate, phosphate dikinase encodes MSTTNKWVFAFEDGDGKNKKLLGGKGANLCEMTQIGLNVPPGFVISTDACLAYLDDEKHALPAGVMDQVRAEMTALEQKTGKGFGNPEKPLLVSVRSGSAMSMPGMMDTILNLGLNQDTLQGEIRATGDARFGYDAYRRFIQLFGKVALGVSDEKFDQEFNQVKQAAHAKHDVDLTAADLKDISERFLKVVEEATGHPFPSDPYQQLEIAIKAVFNSWSGKRAVDYRTQFKITPDMANGTAVNVVTMVFGNRGDDSATGVGFTRNPGTGENKLFGEYLVNAQGEDVVAGIRTPKPLDRLRVEMPQMATELDELRDKLESHYKEIQDFEFTIERGQLYCLQTRNGKMNAVSLVRTSVEMEQEGLITKDQALLRIDPTALEQMLFPRLDPAFKADAVATGLPASPGAASGIAVFDADRAEQMGRDMGQKVILVREETKPEDIHGFFAAQGILTSRGGKTSHAAVVARGMGKPCVAGAEGISVDVSRREAIVGDTHFKEGDTITIDGSTGRVYLGAIPTVEPEFTEELSVLLSWADEKARLKVMANADTPDDARTALKYGAVGIGLARTERMFNAIDRLPIVIEMIVAETPDTRQAALDRLLPLQREDFRQLFEVMAPHPVTIRLLDPPIHEFLPDEHQLEQDIADLRGLAQSTRGMTALAGAMGLLHAAEETRREFDTLRHTLDPMLVEEAIVKKEAMLRKVRVLYETNPMLGHRGVRLGITFPEIYQMQIRAILEAAAECQKAGLDAHPQIKVPQVCTVQELLKVKAYVDELHEQVKADYGFPVQFKFGTMIEVVRACMRAESLAEEAEFFSFGTNDLTQAAFSFSREDAENKFLPLYNQSNVLHDNPFEVLDVKGVGKLMELAVEWGRKVKPDLHVGICGEHGGHPASIAFCDQAGLDYVSCSGPRVPVARLAAAQAALQQAGRKDL; translated from the coding sequence ATGTCAACAACTAACAAATGGGTCTTTGCCTTTGAAGACGGCGACGGCAAGAACAAAAAGCTGCTCGGCGGCAAGGGCGCGAATCTGTGCGAGATGACCCAGATTGGCCTGAATGTGCCGCCCGGCTTCGTGATTTCCACCGATGCCTGCCTGGCCTATCTCGACGACGAGAAGCATGCGCTGCCCGCCGGGGTAATGGACCAGGTGCGCGCCGAGATGACAGCTCTGGAGCAGAAAACCGGCAAGGGCTTTGGCAATCCTGAAAAACCTCTGCTGGTCTCGGTACGCTCGGGCTCGGCCATGTCCATGCCTGGCATGATGGATACCATTCTGAATCTGGGCCTGAACCAGGACACCCTGCAGGGCGAAATTCGGGCGACCGGCGATGCGCGCTTTGGCTATGACGCTTATCGGCGCTTCATTCAGCTATTCGGCAAGGTCGCGCTCGGAGTGTCGGATGAAAAGTTTGACCAAGAATTCAACCAAGTCAAACAGGCTGCGCACGCCAAGCATGATGTGGATCTCACGGCGGCGGATCTGAAAGACATTAGCGAGCGCTTTTTGAAGGTGGTCGAGGAGGCCACCGGCCACCCCTTCCCGAGCGACCCCTACCAGCAACTCGAGATCGCCATCAAGGCCGTCTTCAACTCCTGGTCAGGCAAGCGCGCGGTCGATTATCGCACCCAGTTCAAGATCACCCCGGACATGGCCAATGGCACCGCAGTGAACGTGGTCACCATGGTCTTTGGCAACCGCGGCGATGATTCCGCCACCGGCGTGGGCTTCACCCGCAACCCGGGCACGGGCGAGAACAAACTGTTTGGTGAGTATCTTGTCAACGCCCAGGGCGAGGACGTGGTCGCCGGCATTCGCACGCCCAAGCCGCTCGATCGTCTGCGCGTCGAGATGCCACAAATGGCCACGGAGCTTGACGAACTGCGCGACAAACTCGAGAGCCATTACAAAGAGATCCAGGACTTCGAGTTCACTATTGAGCGCGGTCAGCTCTACTGCCTGCAAACCCGCAACGGCAAAATGAACGCCGTCTCCCTGGTGCGCACTTCAGTCGAGATGGAGCAGGAAGGACTGATCACCAAGGATCAGGCGCTGCTGCGTATCGACCCCACCGCGCTCGAGCAAATGCTCTTCCCCCGGCTCGACCCGGCATTCAAGGCGGATGCCGTGGCCACCGGCCTGCCCGCCTCACCGGGTGCTGCTTCCGGTATCGCAGTGTTCGACGCCGACCGCGCCGAGCAGATGGGCCGTGACATGGGCCAGAAAGTCATCCTGGTGCGCGAGGAGACCAAACCCGAGGACATTCATGGCTTCTTCGCCGCCCAAGGCATTCTCACCTCGCGCGGTGGTAAGACCTCCCACGCTGCTGTGGTCGCACGCGGCATGGGCAAGCCCTGCGTGGCGGGAGCCGAGGGCATCAGCGTCGATGTCAGCCGGCGCGAGGCCATCGTCGGCGACACCCATTTCAAGGAAGGCGACACCATCACCATCGACGGCTCCACCGGTCGGGTCTATCTCGGCGCCATTCCTACAGTCGAGCCCGAGTTCACCGAGGAACTATCCGTGCTGCTGTCCTGGGCGGATGAGAAAGCGCGCCTGAAGGTCATGGCCAATGCCGACACCCCGGACGATGCCCGCACTGCGCTCAAATACGGCGCCGTCGGCATCGGCCTGGCGCGCACCGAACGGATGTTCAACGCGATTGATCGCCTGCCCATCGTCATCGAAATGATCGTCGCCGAAACACCCGACACCCGCCAGGCCGCGCTCGACCGGCTGCTACCCTTGCAGCGCGAGGACTTCCGGCAGCTGTTCGAGGTCATGGCCCCGCATCCGGTCACCATCCGCCTGCTCGACCCGCCAATCCATGAATTCCTGCCCGACGAGCATCAGCTCGAACAGGACATCGCCGATCTGCGCGGCCTCGCCCAGTCCACCCGCGGCATGACGGCGCTGGCCGGCGCCATGGGCCTGCTGCATGCGGCTGAAGAAACCCGCCGGGAGTTCGATACGCTGCGCCACACCCTCGATCCCATGCTGGTCGAGGAGGCCATCGTCAAGAAAGAGGCCATGCTGCGAAAGGTTCGTGTGCTCTACGAAACCAACCCCATGCTCGGCCATCGCGGCGTGCGCTTAGGCATCACCTTCCCCGAAATCTACCAGATGCAAATTCGCGCCATCCTCGAAGCCGCCGCAGAATGCCAGAAAGCCGGCCTGGACGCGCACCCGCAGATCAAAGTCCCCCAGGTCTGCACCGTGCAGGAATTGCTCAAAGTCAAAGCCTATGTGGACGAACTGCACGAACAGGTTAAGGCCGATTATGGCTTCCCGGTCCAATTCAAGTTCGGCACCATGATCGAAGTCGTCCGCGCCTGCATGCGCGCCGAATCCCTGGCCGAAGAAGCCGAGTTCTTCTCCTTCGGCACCAACGACCTGACCCAAGCGGCCTTCTCCTTCTCGCGCGAGGACGCCGAAAACAAGTTCCTGCCGCTCTACAACCAGAGCAACGTCCTGCATGACAACCCCTTCGAGGTGTTGGATGTCAAAGGCGTTGGCAAACTCATGGAACTGGCCGTTGAATGGGGCCGCAAAGTCAAGCCGGACCTACACGTCGGCATCTGCGGCGAACACGGCGGCCACCCCGCATCCATCGCCTTCTGCGACCAGGCCGGGCTTGATTATGTGAGCTGCTCGGGACCGCGCGTGCCGGTGGCGCGTCTGGCCGCAGCGCAGGCAGCGCTGCAGCAGGCGGGGCGCAAGGATCTCTAA
- a CDS encoding type II toxin-antitoxin system VapC family toxin, translating into MYLIDTNVVSELRKRRPHGAVIEWIESIDDAKLHLATVTLGEIQAGIELTREQDAEKAKEIEAWLNLVADTYNLLPMDGPAFRCWAKLMHRRSDTLYEDAMIAAIATVKGLTVVTRNLADFASFGVPLFNPFEFGGSG; encoded by the coding sequence GTGTACTTGATCGATACCAATGTTGTCTCCGAGCTACGCAAGCGACGACCGCATGGCGCTGTCATTGAATGGATCGAGTCCATTGATGACGCCAAGCTCCACCTGGCTACTGTCACGCTCGGCGAAATTCAGGCCGGCATCGAACTGACCCGTGAACAGGATGCCGAGAAAGCCAAGGAAATCGAAGCTTGGCTGAACCTCGTGGCCGACACTTACAACCTGTTGCCGATGGATGGTCCAGCATTCCGCTGCTGGGCGAAGCTGATGCATCGGAGATCAGATACCTTGTATGAGGACGCCATGATCGCCGCGATTGCAACAGTAAAGGGCCTCACGGTTGTGACCCGAAACCTAGCCGATTTCGCCTCATTCGGTGTTCCCCTTTTCAACCCTTTCGAGTTTGGTGGATCAGGCTGA
- a CDS encoding type II toxin-antitoxin system Phd/YefM family antitoxin, which yields MLRWPVQDAKARFSELLDACVSEGPQVVTRRGTETAVLVPIDEWRRLKVEARPSLKQLLLTDTARIDTLVPERGKAQRRQATTLR from the coding sequence ATGCTTCGTTGGCCCGTTCAAGATGCCAAAGCGCGATTTAGCGAGCTGCTGGACGCTTGTGTGAGCGAGGGTCCGCAGGTGGTGACCCGTCGCGGCACCGAAACCGCTGTGCTGGTGCCTATCGACGAGTGGCGGCGACTCAAGGTCGAAGCCCGTCCTTCTCTCAAGCAATTGCTCCTAACCGACACCGCCCGCATTGACACACTGGTGCCCGAGCGCGGCAAGGCCCAGCGCCGTCAAGCCACTACTCTGCGCTAA
- a CDS encoding tRNA pseudouridine(65) synthase TruC, which produces MDILFLDEVLIAVHKPAGLLVHRSLIDKGAKTFALQLVRDLIGQRVYPVHRLDRPTSGVLLFARDPATARALVAQFTAGRVSKTYQAIVRGHTDAAGTIDHALPEEVDRIADPLADPHKPPQPAVTGYRRLATVELPFPVGRYRTARYSLLELSPQTGRRHQLRRHLKHIFHPIIGDTTHGDGRHNCFFREQFGNARLLLVATRVCLDHPTTGQRLRIEAPPAEDFASTARALGWNLATQSLRESPSLMCCNPDPNAAS; this is translated from the coding sequence ATGGACATTCTGTTTCTAGATGAGGTACTGATCGCGGTGCACAAACCAGCCGGCTTGCTGGTGCACCGCAGCCTGATCGACAAGGGCGCGAAGACCTTTGCGTTGCAGTTGGTGCGCGATCTGATCGGCCAGCGGGTTTACCCGGTGCATCGCCTTGATCGGCCGACCTCCGGCGTCCTGCTGTTCGCGCGCGACCCGGCGACGGCGCGCGCCCTGGTCGCCCAGTTCACTGCCGGCCGGGTGAGCAAGACCTACCAGGCCATTGTGCGCGGACACACCGATGCCGCCGGAACCATCGACCATGCCTTGCCCGAGGAAGTCGACCGCATCGCCGATCCGCTAGCTGATCCGCACAAGCCCCCGCAGCCAGCGGTGACCGGCTATCGGCGCCTCGCCACCGTGGAATTGCCATTTCCGGTGGGCCGCTACCGCACGGCGCGCTATTCCCTGCTCGAACTCTCGCCACAGACCGGCCGCCGCCACCAGCTGCGCCGGCACCTGAAACATATTTTTCATCCCATCATCGGCGATACCACCCATGGCGACGGACGGCACAATTGCTTCTTTCGCGAGCAATTCGGCAATGCACGCCTGCTTTTGGTCGCAACCCGGGTCTGCCTGGATCACCCAACGACAGGTCAGCGCCTGCGCATCGAGGCACCGCCGGCGGAGGATTTTGCCAGCACGGCGCGGGCGCTGGGGTGGAATCTCGCAACGCAATCGCTGCGCGAATCGCCGAGTTTAATGTGCTGCAACCCTGATCCCAATGCCGCGTCATAA